One window of the Capnocytophaga haemolytica genome contains the following:
- the rplN gene encoding 50S ribosomal protein L14: MVQQESRLKVADNTGAKEVLTIRVLGGTKRRYASVGDKIVVTVKEATPNGSVKKGQVSTAVVVRTKKEVRRADGSYIRFDENACVLLNAAGEMRGTRVFGPVARELRDKQFMKIVSLAPEVL, translated from the coding sequence ATGGTACAACAGGAATCGAGATTAAAAGTAGCCGATAATACAGGAGCGAAAGAGGTTTTGACCATCCGCGTGTTGGGTGGTACCAAACGCCGTTATGCTTCAGTAGGTGATAAGATTGTAGTTACTGTGAAGGAGGCGACTCCGAACGGTAGTGTTAAGAAAGGGCAGGTATCCACTGCGGTAGTAGTAAGGACGAAGAAAGAAGTACGCCGTGCTGATGGTTCTTACATCCGCTTTGATGAGAATGCTTGCGTGTTGCTCAATGCAGCTGGTGAGATGCGTGGTACGCGTGTTTTCGGACCCGTAGCGCGTGAACTTCGCGATAAGCAGTTTATGAAGATCGTGTCGTTGGCACCAGAAGTACTTTAA
- the rpsQ gene encoding 30S ribosomal protein S17: MEKRNLRKERIGVVTSNKMDKSIVVSEVKRVKHPMYGKFVLRTKKYVAHDEKNDCNIGDTVRIMETRPLSKTKCWRLVEIIERAK; this comes from the coding sequence ATGGAAAAAAGAAATTTAAGAAAAGAAAGAATAGGGGTTGTTACGAGCAACAAAATGGATAAATCGATTGTGGTTTCAGAAGTGAAACGAGTAAAACACCCTATGTATGGTAAGTTCGTGTTGCGTACAAAGAAATATGTAGCTCACGACGAAAAGAACGATTGCAACATTGGTGATACAGTGCGCATTATGGAAACACGCCCACTGAGCAAAACTAAATGTTGGAGATTAGTGGAAATCATTGAAAGAGCTAAGTAA
- the rpmC gene encoding 50S ribosomal protein L29, with the protein MKQSEIKKLTITELQEKLGEYRKSYADLKMQHAISPIEKPIQLRQVRRTIARLACELTKRELQ; encoded by the coding sequence ATGAAACAGTCTGAAATTAAAAAATTGACAATTACTGAGCTACAAGAGAAGCTTGGTGAGTATAGGAAATCGTATGCAGATTTGAAAATGCAACACGCAATTTCGCCAATAGAGAAACCAATACAGTTACGACAAGTAAGACGAACTATTGCGAGATTAGCTTGTGAGCTAACTAAACGAGAATTACAATAA
- the rplP gene encoding 50S ribosomal protein L16, with protein MLQPKRTKYRKVQKGRMKGVSHRGTLLSNGMFGIKSLDSAFITSRQIESARVAATRYMKREGQLWIKIFPDKPITKKPLEVRMGKGKGAVEYWAAVVKPGRIMFEVGGVPLAVAKEALRLAAQKLPVKTKFVVARDYQD; from the coding sequence ATGTTACAGCCAAAGAGAACGAAATATCGTAAAGTACAAAAAGGCAGAATGAAAGGTGTTTCGCATCGCGGGACGTTGCTTTCGAACGGTATGTTTGGGATTAAATCGTTAGATTCAGCATTTATTACTTCGCGCCAGATTGAGTCAGCCCGTGTGGCAGCTACTCGTTATATGAAGCGTGAAGGGCAATTGTGGATCAAGATATTCCCAGATAAGCCTATCACAAAGAAGCCTTTGGAGGTACGTATGGGTAAAGGTAAAGGTGCCGTAGAATACTGGGCAGCCGTTGTAAAACCAGGTCGAATAATGTTTGAGGTAGGTGGAGTGCCACTTGCAGTTGCTAAGGAAGCGTTGCGCTTGGCAGCACAGAAGCTACCTGTAAAAACTAAATTCGTTGTAGCAAGAGATTATCAAGATTAA
- the rpsC gene encoding 30S ribosomal protein S3, with the protein MGQKTNPIGNRLGIIRGWESNWYGGKDYGDKLAEDDKIRKYVLTRLSKASVARVIIERTLKLVTVTITTARPGIIIGKGGQEVDKLKEELKKITDKDIQINIFEIKRPELDAALVAASIVRQIEGRVSYKRAIKMAIASAMRMNAEGVKVMISGRLNGAEMARSESFKEGRIPLSTFRADIDYALDEAHTTYGRMGIKVWIMKGEVYGKRDLSPLVGMTKKTAGSSNSGAGRQNDRQGGAPKKARRKK; encoded by the coding sequence ATGGGACAGAAAACAAATCCAATAGGAAATCGCCTTGGAATTATCAGAGGATGGGAGTCTAACTGGTATGGTGGTAAAGACTACGGAGATAAACTTGCAGAAGATGACAAGATTAGAAAATATGTTCTAACGCGTTTGTCAAAAGCTAGTGTTGCACGTGTGATTATAGAGCGTACTTTGAAACTTGTAACCGTTACTATCACCACTGCACGCCCTGGTATCATTATCGGGAAAGGCGGTCAGGAGGTAGACAAGCTAAAAGAGGAGCTTAAGAAGATCACTGACAAGGACATTCAGATCAACATTTTTGAAATCAAGCGTCCGGAGCTCGACGCAGCCTTGGTAGCAGCAAGTATCGTACGCCAGATTGAAGGGCGTGTATCGTATAAGCGTGCGATCAAGATGGCTATCGCATCGGCAATGCGTATGAACGCAGAAGGTGTGAAGGTGATGATTTCGGGACGTTTGAATGGTGCTGAAATGGCACGTTCTGAGAGTTTTAAAGAAGGACGTATTCCGCTTTCTACTTTTAGAGCTGACATCGACTACGCACTTGATGAGGCACACACTACCTACGGACGTATGGGTATCAAAGTGTGGATTATGAAGGGCGAAGTATATGGTAAGCGCGATTTATCACCACTTGTGGGGATGACAAAGAAGACTGCTGGCAGCAGCAATAGCGGAGCGGGACGCCAAAACGACAGGCAAGGTGGTGCACCTAAGAAAGCACGTCGCAAAAAGTAA
- the rplV gene encoding 50S ribosomal protein L22, with amino-acid sequence MGVRKRERATEIKEAKKALAFAKLNNCPTSPRKMRLVADLVRGVEVDKALAILKFNQKEAAARLEKLLRSAIANWQAKNEDANLEEAGLFIQEIRVDGGAILKRLRPAPQGRAHRIRKRSNHVTLVLGAKNFNTES; translated from the coding sequence ATGGGAGTTAGAAAAAGAGAAAGAGCAACAGAAATTAAAGAAGCTAAGAAAGCTTTGGCTTTTGCGAAGTTGAATAACTGCCCTACTTCGCCACGCAAGATGCGCTTAGTTGCGGATTTGGTACGCGGTGTAGAAGTAGACAAAGCCCTCGCTATTTTGAAATTTAACCAAAAAGAAGCGGCAGCTCGTTTAGAGAAATTGTTGCGTTCAGCAATTGCGAACTGGCAAGCGAAGAACGAGGATGCGAATTTGGAAGAAGCAGGCTTATTCATACAAGAAATCCGTGTGGATGGCGGTGCAATCCTCAAGAGATTACGCCCTGCACCACAAGGTAGAGCACACAGAATTAGAAAACGTTCCAACCACGTAACATTGGTATTAGGAGCTAAAAATTTTAACACAGAAAGCTAA
- the rpsS gene encoding 30S ribosomal protein S19, protein MARSLKKGPYVHYSLEKKIQQNIESGKKTVIKTWSRASMITPDFVGQTIAVHNGRQFVPVYITENMVGHKLGEFSPTRSFRGHAGAKNKGKK, encoded by the coding sequence ATGGCACGTTCATTAAAAAAAGGACCTTACGTTCACTATAGTTTGGAGAAGAAAATCCAGCAGAATATTGAATCAGGGAAGAAGACAGTAATCAAGACGTGGTCGAGAGCCTCAATGATTACGCCTGATTTTGTTGGTCAGACAATAGCTGTTCACAATGGTCGTCAGTTTGTACCTGTCTATATCACTGAGAATATGGTGGGACATAAGTTAGGAGAATTTTCACCTACACGCTCGTTCAGAGGGCACGCGGGTGCAAAGAATAAAGGTAAAAAATAA
- the rplB gene encoding 50S ribosomal protein L2 has protein sequence MSVRKLKPITPGQRFRVVNEFDAITTDKPEKSLLKPLKKSGGRNNQGKMTMRYIGGGHKKKYRIIDFKRNKVGVEAKVVSIEYDPNRTAFIALVQYTDGEKRYIIAPAGLKVDQVVVSGENVAPEIGNAMPLSQIPLGTVISCIELRPGQGANIARSAGTFAQLMAKEGRYATVKLPSGETRMILLTCMATIGAVSNSDHQLIVSGKAGRSRWLGRRPRTRAVVMNPVDHPMGGGEGRATGGHPRSRKGIPAKGYRTRSKTKASNKYIVERRKK, from the coding sequence ATGTCAGTTAGAAAATTAAAACCGATTACCCCTGGGCAGCGTTTTAGAGTAGTAAACGAATTTGACGCCATTACTACTGATAAGCCGGAGAAGAGCTTGCTCAAACCGTTAAAAAAGTCTGGTGGTAGAAACAATCAAGGGAAAATGACTATGCGCTATATAGGCGGTGGTCATAAGAAGAAGTATCGTATTATTGACTTCAAGAGGAACAAAGTAGGCGTTGAGGCTAAGGTAGTTTCTATTGAATACGATCCGAACAGAACGGCGTTTATTGCCTTGGTACAATACACTGATGGCGAAAAGCGATACATCATCGCACCAGCAGGCTTAAAGGTTGACCAAGTGGTGGTTTCAGGGGAGAATGTAGCTCCTGAAATCGGTAATGCAATGCCACTTTCACAAATCCCATTAGGTACTGTAATCTCTTGTATAGAGTTACGCCCAGGACAGGGTGCGAACATTGCTCGTTCTGCGGGAACTTTTGCACAGTTGATGGCAAAAGAAGGAAGATATGCAACCGTGAAGTTGCCTTCAGGTGAAACACGAATGATATTGCTGACTTGTATGGCTACTATCGGGGCGGTGTCTAACTCAGACCACCAATTGATAGTATCGGGTAAAGCAGGTCGCTCACGTTGGCTTGGACGTCGTCCACGCACACGTGCGGTAGTGATGAACCCAGTAGATCACCCAATGGGTGGTGGTGAAGGAAGGGCAACCGGTGGACACCCACGTTCACGTAAAGGTATCCCAGCTAAGGGCTATAGGACACGTTCTAAGACCAAGGCAAGTAATAAGTATATTGTAGAACGCAGAAAAAAATAA
- the rplW gene encoding 50S ribosomal protein L23: MSVLIKPVVTEKANASAELKNCYTFVVAKDANKIQIKEAIEAAYGVKVGSVRTLNYAPKRKVRYTKTGIQLGKTNAVKRAVVQLTDGTIDMYSNL; encoded by the coding sequence ATGAGCGTATTAATTAAACCTGTAGTTACAGAAAAAGCGAATGCGAGTGCAGAACTGAAGAACTGCTATACTTTCGTAGTTGCTAAGGATGCGAATAAGATCCAAATTAAGGAAGCGATTGAGGCTGCTTATGGTGTTAAGGTTGGTTCGGTACGTACGCTGAACTACGCGCCTAAGCGCAAGGTTCGCTACACAAAGACTGGTATCCAATTGGGTAAGACCAATGCGGTCAAAAGAGCGGTAGTTCAGCTCACAGACGGAACTATCGATATGTATAGTAATTTATAA
- the rplD gene encoding 50S ribosomal protein L4 — protein sequence MEVAVVNIQGKETGRKVTLSEAVFGIEPNNHVIYLDVKRYLANQRQGTHKAKERNEVAGSTRKIKKQKGTGTARAGSVKSPVFVGGGRIFGPRPKDYTQKLNKNVKRLARRSALSVKAQDKAIVVLEDFTFEAPKTKDFTAIVKSLGLEGKKSLFVLPSENNNVYLSARNLPTSKVVTVSELNTYEIVNAANVVLLEGSVQVLESILTK from the coding sequence ATGGAAGTAGCAGTAGTAAACATACAAGGGAAAGAAACAGGCAGAAAGGTAACGCTTTCAGAGGCTGTGTTCGGTATTGAGCCTAATAATCACGTGATATACTTAGATGTGAAACGCTATTTGGCGAATCAACGTCAGGGTACACATAAGGCTAAGGAAAGAAACGAGGTAGCAGGAAGTACTCGCAAGATTAAGAAGCAGAAGGGTACAGGTACGGCTCGTGCAGGTAGTGTAAAGTCGCCTGTGTTTGTAGGTGGTGGACGTATATTTGGTCCACGTCCTAAGGATTATACACAAAAGTTAAACAAGAACGTAAAGCGTTTGGCACGCCGTTCAGCACTCAGCGTAAAGGCGCAAGATAAGGCGATTGTAGTTCTTGAAGATTTCACTTTTGAAGCTCCAAAGACAAAAGATTTCACAGCGATTGTAAAATCATTGGGCTTAGAAGGAAAAAAATCACTTTTTGTATTGCCAAGTGAAAATAATAACGTATATTTGTCCGCTCGAAATTTACCTACATCGAAAGTTGTAACCGTTTCAGAGTTAAACACTTATGAAATCGTAAATGCAGCGAATGTGGTGCTTTTGGAAGGGTCGGTACAAGTTTTAGAGTCAATTTTAACAAAATAA
- the rplC gene encoding 50S ribosomal protein L3, whose protein sequence is MSGLIGKKVGMTSIFDENGKNVPCTILEVGPCVVTQVRTKEVDGYEALQLGFDDKAEKRANKAELGHFKKAGTAAKKIVVEFQGFEDAYKLGDTITVTYFTEGEFVDITGTSKGKGFQGVVKRHGFGGVGQTTHGQHNRLRAPGSVGASSYPSRVFKGMRMAGRMGAEKVTVQNLRVLKVVEDKNLLVVKGCVPGHKNAYVTIHK, encoded by the coding sequence ATGTCTGGGTTAATTGGAAAGAAAGTAGGGATGACCAGTATTTTTGATGAGAATGGCAAGAATGTGCCTTGTACCATCTTAGAGGTTGGTCCTTGCGTAGTTACCCAAGTCAGAACCAAAGAGGTTGACGGGTATGAAGCTCTTCAACTTGGTTTCGATGACAAGGCAGAGAAGCGTGCTAACAAGGCTGAGTTAGGCCATTTTAAGAAAGCAGGCACAGCTGCAAAGAAGATTGTTGTTGAGTTCCAAGGCTTTGAAGATGCGTACAAATTAGGTGATACGATCACTGTTACGTATTTTACTGAAGGGGAGTTTGTGGACATCACAGGTACTTCAAAAGGTAAAGGATTTCAAGGGGTTGTAAAACGCCACGGCTTTGGTGGGGTAGGGCAGACCACACACGGTCAGCACAACCGATTGAGAGCACCAGGGTCTGTAGGTGCATCGTCTTATCCATCGCGTGTATTCAAAGGAATGCGTATGGCAGGGCGTATGGGCGCAGAGAAAGTAACAGTACAAAACTTAAGAGTGTTGAAAGTGGTAGAGGACAAGAACCTTCTCGTAGTAAAGGGATGTGTGCCAGGCCATAAAAACGCTTATGTAACGATTCACAAATAA
- the rpsJ gene encoding 30S ribosomal protein S10 — MSNQQKIRIKLKSYDHNLVDKSAEKIVKTVKATGAVVTGPIPLPTHKKIFTVLRSPHVNKKSREQFELNSHKRMLDIYSSSSKTIDALMKLELPSGVEVEIKV, encoded by the coding sequence ATGAGCAATCAACAAAAGATAAGAATAAAGTTAAAATCTTACGATCACAACTTGGTAGACAAGTCGGCAGAGAAAATCGTAAAGACAGTAAAGGCAACAGGGGCGGTAGTAACAGGACCTATTCCACTGCCAACACACAAAAAGATCTTCACTGTGTTGCGTTCTCCACACGTAAACAAAAAGTCGCGTGAGCAATTTGAGCTCAACTCGCACAAGCGTATGCTCGACATCTACAGTTCATCATCTAAGACGATAGATGCTTTGATGAAGTTGGAGTTGCCAAGCGGTGTAGAAGTAGAGATCAAAGTCTGA
- the fusA gene encoding elongation factor G produces the protein MSRDLKYTRNIGIAAHIDAGKTTTTERILFYTGKTHKIGEVHDGASTMDWMEQEAERGITITSAATTCKWNFPTENGKPTADAKEYHFNIIDTPGHVDFTVEVNRSLRVLDGLVFLFSAVDGVEPQSETNWRLADNYKVPRIGFVNKMDRQGANFLRVCQQVKDMLKSNAVPLVLPIGDEADFKGIVDLIKNRAIVWHEENQGATFDIVEIPEDMKEDVAKYRAQLIEEVAGYDEGLLEKFMEDENSITEEEVHKALRAAVMDMAIIPMVCGSSFKNKGVQFMLDAVCRYLPSPLDKEAIEGVNPDTDEPALRKPAVDAPFAALAFKIATDPYVGRLAFFRAYSGHLDAGSYVLNTRSGNKERISRIYQMHANKQNPIEYIEAGDIGAAVGFKDIKTGDTLCDEKYPIVLESMVFPDPVIGIAVEPKTKVDVDKLGMALAKLAEEDPTFQVKTDQASGQTIISGMGELHLDIIVDRLKREFKVEVNQGEPQVEYKEALTAAADHREVYKKQTGGRGKFADIVFRMEPAEEGKMGLEFVNEIKGGNIPKEYIPSVEKGFKEAMKAGPLAGFEMDSMKITLIDGSFHPVDSDSLSFELAAKLGYKEAARAAKAVLMEPIMKLEVITPEENMGDIVGDLNRRRGQVNNMDDRNGAKVIKAFVPLSEMFGYVTALRTLSSGRATSTMEFSHYAETPSNIAEEVIKKARGN, from the coding sequence ATGAGTAGAGATTTAAAATACACAAGAAATATTGGTATCGCAGCGCACATTGACGCTGGTAAGACTACCACTACGGAACGTATCCTTTTCTATACAGGAAAGACACACAAGATTGGTGAGGTGCACGATGGTGCCTCAACAATGGACTGGATGGAACAAGAGGCTGAGCGCGGTATCACCATTACCTCAGCAGCCACTACTTGTAAGTGGAACTTCCCGACTGAAAATGGTAAGCCAACGGCTGATGCTAAGGAATACCACTTTAACATTATCGACACTCCCGGCCACGTGGACTTTACCGTTGAGGTAAACCGCTCGCTGCGCGTACTCGATGGGTTGGTGTTCTTGTTTTCAGCAGTTGATGGTGTAGAGCCACAGTCAGAAACTAACTGGCGTTTGGCAGATAACTACAAAGTGCCACGTATTGGCTTCGTAAACAAGATGGACCGCCAAGGAGCTAACTTCTTGCGCGTATGCCAACAGGTGAAGGATATGCTGAAATCGAATGCAGTGCCATTGGTATTGCCTATCGGTGATGAAGCGGACTTCAAGGGTATCGTAGACTTGATCAAAAACCGTGCTATCGTATGGCACGAAGAAAACCAAGGAGCTACATTTGACATTGTAGAAATCCCTGAGGATATGAAGGAAGATGTAGCAAAATATCGTGCACAACTCATCGAAGAGGTGGCAGGCTATGACGAAGGTCTTCTTGAAAAATTTATGGAAGATGAGAACTCTATCACCGAAGAGGAAGTACACAAGGCTTTGCGTGCTGCGGTGATGGATATGGCGATCATCCCAATGGTTTGCGGCTCATCATTCAAGAACAAAGGGGTGCAGTTTATGCTCGATGCGGTATGCCGCTACTTGCCATCACCATTAGACAAGGAAGCAATCGAAGGTGTAAATCCTGACACTGATGAGCCTGCGTTGCGCAAGCCAGCAGTAGATGCTCCGTTCGCAGCGTTGGCATTTAAGATTGCTACAGACCCTTATGTAGGTCGTTTGGCATTCTTCCGTGCATACTCTGGTCACTTAGATGCAGGTTCGTATGTACTTAATACTCGTTCAGGCAATAAGGAGCGTATCTCACGTATCTACCAGATGCACGCTAACAAGCAAAACCCAATTGAATACATCGAAGCAGGAGATATAGGGGCTGCGGTAGGCTTTAAGGACATCAAGACAGGGGATACCCTTTGCGATGAGAAATACCCAATCGTGCTGGAAAGTATGGTATTCCCAGACCCTGTGATCGGTATTGCAGTAGAGCCTAAGACCAAGGTAGACGTTGATAAGCTCGGTATGGCATTGGCGAAGTTGGCTGAAGAAGACCCAACTTTCCAAGTGAAGACAGACCAAGCCTCTGGGCAAACGATTATCTCAGGTATGGGTGAGTTGCACTTGGACATCATCGTAGACCGCCTCAAACGTGAGTTTAAGGTTGAAGTAAACCAAGGCGAACCACAGGTTGAGTACAAAGAAGCCTTGACAGCTGCTGCTGACCACCGCGAGGTGTACAAAAAGCAGACAGGTGGTCGCGGTAAGTTTGCCGACATCGTCTTCCGTATGGAGCCAGCAGAAGAAGGCAAGATGGGCTTAGAGTTCGTGAATGAAATCAAGGGTGGTAACATTCCTAAGGAATACATTCCATCGGTAGAGAAAGGTTTCAAGGAAGCGATGAAAGCAGGTCCGTTGGCAGGCTTTGAGATGGATTCGATGAAGATTACGTTGATCGATGGTTCGTTCCACCCTGTGGACTCTGACTCGTTGTCGTTTGAATTGGCAGCGAAGTTGGGTTATAAGGAAGCAGCGCGTGCAGCGAAAGCCGTATTGATGGAGCCTATTATGAAGTTGGAGGTAATCACTCCAGAGGAAAATATGGGTGATATCGTAGGCGACTTGAACCGCCGTCGTGGTCAGGTAAACAATATGGACGATAGAAATGGAGCGAAGGTGATCAAAGCATTTGTACCGCTATCGGAAATGTTTGGCTATGTAACCGCGTTGCGTACCCTTTCATCAGGGCGTGCGACTTCGACAATGGAGTTCTCACACTATGCAGAAACGCCATCGAATATTGCAGAAGAAGTAATTAAAAAAGCCAGAGGCAACTAA
- the rpsG gene encoding 30S ribosomal protein S7, which produces MRKRQAKKRPLLPDPKFGDQLVTRFVNNLMWDGKKSVAFKVFYDALDIVEQKKNNDEKTALEVWKDALSNVMPHVEVRSRRVGGATFQIPMQIRPDRKVSMAMKWLIGYARKRNEKSMAQKLAAEIISASKEEGAAVKKKMDTHRMAEANKAFSHFRF; this is translated from the coding sequence ATGAGAAAGAGACAAGCTAAAAAGAGACCTCTCTTACCAGATCCGAAGTTTGGTGACCAGCTGGTAACCCGCTTTGTGAACAACCTGATGTGGGATGGTAAGAAGTCAGTGGCTTTTAAGGTTTTCTACGATGCACTTGACATTGTAGAACAAAAGAAGAACAATGACGAGAAGACGGCACTCGAAGTGTGGAAAGATGCACTCTCGAATGTGATGCCGCACGTGGAAGTACGTTCGCGCCGTGTAGGTGGGGCTACATTCCAGATCCCGATGCAAATACGCCCAGACCGCAAAGTGTCTATGGCGATGAAGTGGCTTATTGGTTATGCGCGCAAACGCAATGAGAAATCAATGGCACAGAAGTTAGCAGCTGAAATCATCTCTGCTTCGAAAGAAGAAGGGGCAGCTGTAAAGAAGAAAATGGATACACACAGAATGGCTGAGGCAAACAAGGCGTTCTCACACTTTAGATTTTAA
- the rpsL gene encoding 30S ribosomal protein S12, with protein MPTISQLVRKGRTRITKKSKSVALDSCPQRRGVCTRVYTTTPKKPNSAMRKVARVRLTNGNEVNAYIPGEGHNLQEHSIVLVRGGRVKDLPGVRYHIVRGALDTAGVAGRTQRRSKYGAKRPKPGQAAAPAKKK; from the coding sequence ATGCCAACAATTTCACAATTAGTACGAAAAGGAAGGACCAGAATTACCAAGAAGAGTAAATCGGTTGCTTTGGATTCGTGCCCTCAACGAAGAGGGGTTTGTACGCGTGTGTACACCACAACGCCTAAGAAGCCGAACTCAGCGATGCGTAAGGTAGCGCGTGTTCGCTTAACGAATGGCAATGAGGTGAACGCTTACATCCCAGGTGAAGGACACAACCTCCAAGAGCACTCGATAGTATTGGTACGAGGCGGACGTGTAAAGGATTTGCCAGGCGTGCGTTATCACATTGTGCGTGGTGCGCTTGACACAGCAGGTGTTGCAGGCAGAACGCAACGTAGATCAAAGTATGGGGCAAAACGTCCTAAACCAGGACAGGCAGCGGCACCAGCTAAGAAGAAGTAA